GCGGCCACGCTGCGTTCCATGTATCTCCGGGGTGTGAGGTAGTTGCAGAACAGTACCCGGCGCCGGCCGGTTGGGTTTACGGGCGGGCGGCGGGACTAACTTTTGATCTTCAGAGACATTAGCATCCGCTGGACATTCGCGAATTCAGAGCCCTCGTTGACGTACTTGGCCGCCTGGTCCAGAGTATCGAAGGCCTTGGCAGGCGCCACTTTCTCATCCGTGGCCAGCGCTTTGAGCGCGGCGAGGTCACCGAACGAGACATCCCCCTTGCCCTCCGGACCGCGAACAATGTTCTGCAGGGCGCAGGCCCTGCCGTCGCTTCCTCCCACCACGTTGGTGATGCCGTAGGAACCGAAGTACCTGTAGCCCTGGATCACACGGAAGACCACGTGCGGCGCAATCAGACCGTCTCCTTCGCGGTGCGGCAGGTCCACCGGAACACTGCTGACCACCACGTACGGCTTTCGGGCCGCTTCCTGGCAGGCGGCAGCCGACGGCGATGGCAGGCCGGTCTGCAGCGTCGCCAGATACCCTCCCCTGGCATCCTTGACTTCGATCTTGATGGCCCCCGGAAGGGTCCCCTGGTCGGGCGTGACGGACTGCGCTATCCAGTCCTGCGGCAGTTCAAAGCTGACGTTCTTGGTGGAATCCGAGAAGACCTTCCACGCCGCTGCCGTCGCTCCGGCGGAGGCGGATTCCGTACCCGTTGAGGAAGGTTGCGCTCCGGTGTCCCCGGCGCCGGGAGTTGCCACTGGGGACGAGGCCGGGGAGGTGCCCGCCGTCGTCGGGCTTTCCGTTGGACTGACGCCCGCCGTCCAGGCGGGTTCCCCTTTGCCCTCGCCACTGCAACCGGACATCACCACGGCTGCGACGATGAACGCCGCCCCCAAACGCGCCCTGCGGGCTCCTGCCTTCCCTGTCATGACGCAAGCGTAGCCGCGCCGCCGCCGCAGTCGCTGCGTTCCGGGCGGAGTGTTGGCCGGACGGGGTTTCCCGTCCGTAAAGAGGACTACGCTGGGGACATGGTGGAACAGCACTTTGACACGGAGCAGGACAGCGTAGCGGACATCTCGGCCCTGGATATCGCCGACTGGAGGATCCGGACGTTCGCCATGTACCAGAACGTCCGGAGAATAGCCGTGGACAGTCCCGCTGAGGCCCACTCGTATTGGCGCCAGGAACGCGACCGGATGTTCGGCACCCACCCGGCATCCGCGCTGACGGCGGAAGCAAAATCCACCTTCAGCGGCCTCCGGACAGCTGACTACGACCCCATTTACCGGTTCCACGTTCCCCTGACAATGGAGGGCGCCGGCCGGGAGATGAATGTTGAGACGGGGACCGACGGCGTTGTCAGGTTCGTACGACTGGGTACCTTCGACCTGCCGGAGATGGGCCAATTGGCCGTCTGGAAGCTGCACGGCTACGGCGGCGGCATCTTCGTGCCCTTCCGGGACGCGACCGCGGGACAGCCCGGCGGCAGTTACGGTGCCGGACGGTACCTGCTGGACACGATCAAGGGAGCCTTCCACGGCGTCCAGGGGTCAGGGCCCGACGCCGAATTCATCCTGGACTTCAATTTCGCGTACAACCCGTCCTGCGCCTACAACGAAGCCTGGGCCTGCCCGCTGGCGGGACCATCCAACCGGCTTGCAGTGGAGATCCCCGTCGGCGAACTGTACTGACCGCCCTCCCCCGGAGCAGCCCGGCCGACACACTCCGCCCCACCGCCGGACAGGACATAGGATGTCATGATGACCGCCATCCAACCGCGCCGAATTGCCCGGGTCCGTCCGCACTCCCCCGCCTCCGAGCTTGAACAGTTCTTCGTGGCCAATGACGCCCACGACTTTGGCAGCGACACGGGAAAGCTCTGGACGGTCATCGACAGTCCCTTCCCCGGCTCCCTGGCGAACGCCGGAGCCGCTCCGCGGGCAGGCTGGCAGCAGGGCTCCACTGTCCACGAGGACTCATTCATCTTCCTCGCACCCAGCGTTCCAGCCAATGTCCTGGGCATGGCCCACAACACGGGACAGGCCGGCCGGGACCTTCCTCCCCAGGCCTTCCACAAAGCAGCCACCAGCGTGGTGGGACCGGGCGACGCCATAGAACTCGCGCCGGGAGTGGGGCACGTGGACCCGGAAGCCGAATTGACCATCGTGATCGGGCGCAAGGCCCGAGGGCTGACGCTGGAGAATGCGCGGGGGGCCGTCCTCGGTTTCACCATCGGCAACGACGTCACGGCCAGGGAGCTGCAGAAATCCGACGAGCTGTGGATCAGCGCGAAGAGCCAGGACACGTTCACGCCGGCGGGACCGTGGATCGTGACGGGCCTGGATACTGCCGCACTTTCGATCGGCATCGTGCATAACGGCAGTGAACTCCGGGCTGCCAGCTCGGCGGACCTCGGCTGGAAGGTTGACGAAATCCTGGTCTACCTGACGTCCTTCATGACGCTCCACCCCGGAGATCTGGTCCTCACGGGATTTCCTGCCGAAAGCGCGCGGCTGCAC
Above is a window of Arthrobacter sp. FB24 DNA encoding:
- a CDS encoding DUF1684 domain-containing protein → MVEQHFDTEQDSVADISALDIADWRIRTFAMYQNVRRIAVDSPAEAHSYWRQERDRMFGTHPASALTAEAKSTFSGLRTADYDPIYRFHVPLTMEGAGREMNVETGTDGVVRFVRLGTFDLPEMGQLAVWKLHGYGGGIFVPFRDATAGQPGGSYGAGRYLLDTIKGAFHGVQGSGPDAEFILDFNFAYNPSCAYNEAWACPLAGPSNRLAVEIPVGELY
- a CDS encoding fumarylacetoacetate hydrolase family protein; translated protein: MTAIQPRRIARVRPHSPASELEQFFVANDAHDFGSDTGKLWTVIDSPFPGSLANAGAAPRAGWQQGSTVHEDSFIFLAPSVPANVLGMAHNTGQAGRDLPPQAFHKAATSVVGPGDAIELAPGVGHVDPEAELTIVIGRKARGLTLENARGAVLGFTIGNDVTARELQKSDELWISAKSQDTFTPAGPWIVTGLDTAALSIGIVHNGSELRAASSADLGWKVDEILVYLTSFMTLHPGDLVLTGFPAESARLHPGDTVTCRVQGIGELTNPVSDAA